The genome window GGGCAAAATCGAAGACATGCACCCGCGCACCGTGCGTCAGGATGGCCAGTTTCTGCTGGACCTGATCAAGCGTGCCGGCAGCGTGTCCATGGACCAATGGCCGCCCGCTGTGGCTGAACCGCTGCCAGTGGACGCCGCCGCGCTGATCAAGCAACTGCGCGCCCTGGGCCAGGCCGAAGCCGAACGCCTGGACATGGCGCCGGAACTGATGCTGCGCAAGAAAACCCTCGAAGCCCTGGTCAAGAGTGGCTACCCCGATGGGCCTTATACATTGCCAGACTCGCTGCGTGGCTGGCGCCGCGAGTTGATGGGCCAGGCGCTGCTCGACAGCCTGGCCACTGCCGGAGAACAGCCTTGAAACGTATTTGCTCCATCTATCGCAGTTTGAAAAAAGACGGGATGTACCTCTACGTGCTGAAAAGCGATGCGCTGGAGCGTGTGCCGGAACCGTTGATGGAAGCCTTCGGCAAGGCCCATCTCGCCTTCGAAATGGTGCTGACGCCGGAGCGCAAGCTGTCCCGCGAGGACATCACCGTGGTCCTCGAAAACCTCGACAAGCAGGGCTACCACCTGCAAATGCCACCGGCCGAGGACGAGTACATCGAACACTTGCCCGAAGAGCTGCTGCGACGCAACGACCCGATGTGATCGGATCTGTGCCCTGTCCGGGGCACAGTCTTCAACGCAAACGTAAAAGTGGGTGGTGGCCGTATGGATGCGAGCGGCCGTCTGCAGTGTTTTTGAAAGGTTTGAACCATGCGTGTTCTGATTGCTGAACAGGATTACCCGCTCTACGCCCAATTGCTCAGTGACGCGGCACCGGACGTCGAGGTGCTGACCAGCGGCGACTCGGCCGAACTGTCGCGCCTGGCCGCCGATTGCCCGGTATGGCTTGGCCAGCCGGATCTGCTTGCGACGTTGTTGCGCCAAGGGCATCAGCCGCAGTGGCTGCAATCGACCTGGGCCGGTATCACGCCGCTGCTGGCCGAGGGCCTGCCGCGCGACTACCGCCTGACCCGTGCGGTCGGCATCTTTGGCCAGGTCATGGCCGAGTTCGTGCTCACCTACATGCTCGGCCACGAGCGTGAAGTGCTTGCGCGGTTGGTCAGCCAGGTCGAGCGCAAGTGGGACAATCGCCTGGGCCAGAGCCTGGCGGGGCGCAAGGTGCTGATCGTCGGCACCGGCGATATCGGCCAGTGTGTTGCCGATTTTCTGCTGCCGTTTGGCGTCAAGCTCTACGGCATCGCCAGCACCGCGCGTGAGCAGGCGCCGTTTATTGAAGTCGCCGGGCTGGATCAATTGGGCCGGTTGGTCGGGGAGGTGGACTACGTGATCAACCTGCTGCCCAATACGCCTACCACCCATGACCTGTACGACGCTGCGCTGTTCAAGCAATTCAAGCCGACCGGGTTGTTTATCAACGTCGGGCGCGGTGTGGCCGTGGTTGATGCCGATCTGGTCGAGGCCCTGAAAGAAGGGCACCTGGCTGGCGCGGTGATCGACGTCTGCCGCCAGGAACCCCTGCCGCAACGCCATCCGTTCTGGACCGCCTGGGGCCTGCTGTTGACCGGCCACAGCTCGGCGCCGACCTCGCCGCTGATGATGGTGGAACTGTTTGTGCAGAACCTGCGGGCGTATCAGGCCAAGGAAACCTTGCGCGGCGAAGTGGATTTCGAGCGCGGTTATTAAACTCACCCAAGCAAAATGTGCGAGCGGGCTGGCTCGCGATGACGGTGTATCAGCCTGCCATGCAGTGACTGACCCATCGCTATCGCGGGCAAGCCCGCTCCCACAGGGATATCGGCAAGGCTTACAGGCTGAAGTCACCTTCCGACACCAGTTCGCTCAGCGGCTTGCGCGGGCTTGGCACTTCACGGCCTTGCAGGTATTCAGGCAAGCTCGATTTGTCCCCCAGCTTGCCGACGGCCACCGCCGCGTGCAGCGCATACCCGTCTGGAATCTTCAGCGCTTGGCGGGTCAATGCCTGATCGAAGCCGGCCATGCCATGGGTGTGCCAGCCGCTGAGGCTGGCTTGCAGCGCCAGGTGGCCCCAGGCTGAGCCGGTGTCGAAGGTGTGCCACAGCGCCGGGGTTTCTTCCGTGGCGCCGGGGGCGATGAAGTCGGTTTTCGAGGCGATGATCACCAGGGCCGACGCATGTTGCGCCCACCCACGGTTGAATTCATTGAGCAGGCCCAGGAAGCGTTCCCAGTCCGGCGTGTCACGGCGCGCATAGAGAAAACGCCATGGCTGCGAGTTGTAGGCCGATGGCGCCCAACGCGCGGCTTCGAAGAAGCTCAGCAGGGTCTCCTGCGGGATGCTCTCGCCGGTAAAGGCGCGGGGCGACCAGCGCTCGGTAAACTGGGTGTGGATCGGGTAATCGGCAACGCGTGGGTTATTGCTCATGGGCAGATCCTGATGAAAAACCGGGGCTCAAAGCTACTGCGCCGCCCCAAGCCTGACAAGTCTTGTCATACCGGCAGTCGTAAGCGCTTGGCCCCAAGGGCCTTGGGCACTAGACTGGCGGCCTTTTCACCTACCGATACTGATGTAGAGCCATGGCCGCCAAAGTCGAACCTTTCTGGATACGCAAAACCCTTGAGCACCTCGACCAGGAGGAGTGGGAGTCGTTGTGCGACGGCTGTGGCCTGTGCTGCCTGCAAAAGCTTGAGGACGAGGACGACAACAGCGTTTATTACACGCGCATCGCCTGCAAGCTGCTGGACCTGAAAACCTGCCAGTGCACTGACTACCCCAACCGCCGTGCCTCGGTGCCCGACTGTATCCAGCTCACGCCGGGCCAGGCCGATCAGTTCAAATGGCTGCCGCCGACCTGCGGCTACCGCTTGGTCAGCGAGCGCAAAGACCTGCCGCTGTGGCACCACCTGGTTTGCGGCGACCGTGATGCCGTGCACCACGAACGCATTTCCCAGTCCGGCCGAATGCTCGCCGAAGGCAGCGTGCCCGAAGACGACTGGGAGGATCACCTGATCTTCCGCGCAGGCTGAAAAAAAGGAGTGTGTATGACGGTGGCAACCAAGCTGGCGGCCTCGTTGGTATTGCTGGCGCTGAGCCTGCCCGCGTGGTGCGCGAAGAAAGTCGACCTCGACTACCACGTCAAACTGCTGCCCCAGAGCGATCAGGCCGAAGTGCGCGTGAGCCTGTCCCAGGGCTCGGCAGTGCGCAGCCTTGACTTCGACCTGGGCCACGACGGTGACTACAGCGACTTCAAGGCCGATGGCCAATGGCGCGTCAGCGGCCACCGTGGCGTGTGGCAACCCAGCGCCGACAAAGCCAGCCTGACTTACCATGTACGGCTTACGCACGCACGCAAACCGGGGCTGTATGAAGCGCGGATGACGCCGAGTTGGGCGCTGTTTCGGGGTGAAGACCTGGTGCCGACGGCGCGGCTCGACCAGCAGGACGGCGTGGAGCTGGTCTCGCGCTTGGTATTCGAGTTGCCGGCGGGCTGGAAAAGCATCGAGACGGCCTGGCCGCGTATCGGCAAGAACACCTTCCGTATCGACAACGTTTCCCGGTTGTTCGACCGGCCGACGGGCTGGATGCTCGCCGGCACCCTGGGCAGCCGGCGCGTGCGCCTGGGGGACACCGACGTCACCGTCGCCTCGCCCAAGGGGCAGGCCATGCGGCGCATGGATGTGTTGACGCTGCTGACCTTCGTCTGGCCCCAGGTTGATGCGGCATTCCCGCGCCACCCGGCCAAACTGCTGGTGGTGGGCGCCAGCGACCCGATGCGCCGTGGCGTGTTTTCGTCCCGCGACTCGATCTACCTCAGTAGCCGCACGCCGCTGGTGAGTGAAAATGGCAGTAGCCCGTTGATTCGCGAAGTGGTGCAAGCCATCGGCCGCTTCAACGACCACCACAGCAGTGACTGGATCGGCGAAGGCTTGGGGGAGTATTACGCCATTGAACTGGTACGGCGTGCCGGCGGCATCACCGATGAGCGCTACGCCGCGATCCAGGCGCGATTGAGCAAGGAAGGCAAAGACGTCACCACGCTACGGGGCGAGCATGTCAGTGCGGCAACCGTGGCGCGGGCGGTGGTGGTGTTGCAGGAGTTGGATCGCGAGATTCGGGTGAAAACTCACAACAAACGTTCGCTGGATGACCTGGCGCAGGCGGTGATGCGTGCGAACAGCATCACCACCGCGGAGTTTGTGCAGCTGGCGGAGAGTGTGATCGGCGAGTCGTCGGTGGTGCTGGACACCCAGTTATTGCGCTGAGCTTAAGCCATACACACGTCAAAAATGTGGGAGCGGGCTTGCTCGCGAATGCGGTCTGTCAGTTAAATATGTACTGACTGATACACCGCTTTCGCGAGCAAGCCCGCTCCCACATTTGGATTTCCAACTGATCGCAGAGGTGTACTAGTCGGCCGTTTTAGTGGCCTTCTCAGCCGCTACTTCCGCTTTGGTCTTGAGGTTCTTCAATTCTTCTCCAGCGCGCTCAATCTTCGTGCGCACGCTGTTCATTTCCTGGCGGCCTTGCTCCAGCTTGTCCTTGAACGAGCTGTGCCCGGTGACGCCGCGCACCAGGGCCACGCCGCCAATCGCCACTTGGATCAAGCCGAAGATCCCGCCACGGCGCAGGCCTTTGCCGAGCATCATCACGCCGCCGGCCACCGAGCCGATACGTTCCCAGCCATGCACGTTTTGAGTCGGCTGGCTGTCAAAGGGTGCGTGTTCAATGATAGGTCGCAGGATTTTGCTGTCGCTCATGATCTGTCTCCAACAAGGGCAAGTGTTAGTAGCTGACTGTTTGCAGGCGCCGGATGTTCCCAAAAAATCAGTACTTGGGGCCCGAGCGGGTGTTGTTGCCCTTGGCCAGTCGGTCATAGAGCACCACATTGACGGTGGCGGCGAGGTTCATGCAGCCGGTCGTCGGGATGTACACCACGTCTTCACACCAGTCGCGGATCTCTTTGTCGAGGGAGCCGTCTTCAGGGCCGAAGATATACAGCGCGCGGTCGGGGTGGGTGTATTCCGGCAGTGGGCGGGCGCCTTCGACCAGTTCTACAGCCACCGGTATACAGCCCAGCGGGAGGATTTTTTTCAGGTCATCGATACCGATCAGCGGAATGTCGTGGTGGACCTTCTTGGTGTCGGTGATGAAATCCCGGGCGCGCTCGTAACGCACGCCGGTGTAGAACACCGAGGCCACGCCGTAGCAACCGGCGGCGCGCATGACCGAACCGACGTTTTCGGGGGATTTGGGGTTATACAGACCGATGCAGCTGTAGCGTTTATTGCCCACGGGGAAGGGTGCCTTGCAGAAAAACGCCGATTATACGGCCTGGGAGTGAGGTGGTGCTTGGGCCATCGCTATCGGGGGCACGCCAGCTGCCACAATGGGAATGCGTTCCCCTGTGGGCGCTGGCTTGCCTGCGATGGCGGCCGGGCAGGCAGCGACGAACGTCAGTCGTCTTTCTTCATCAACCCCGCCAACGCCGCAAACGGGTTGTGCGTGGCCTTGGCGATGGTCGGGCTGCTGGTGGAGCCTTCGCCGAAATACTGCTGGTCGGTGTAGCGCGAGTGTTCGTTATCGTGGCAGTACAGGCACAGCAGTTCCCAGTTGGAACCGTCCTGCGGGTTGTCATCATGATTGTGGTTGCGGTGGTGCACGGTCAGTTCGCTCAGACGCTTGCCGGCGAATTCACGGGCGCAGCGGCCGCACACGTGCGGGTACATTTTCAAGGCTTTGTCGCGGTAGCCCATTTCCCGGTCGCGCTGGGCATCGGCGAGGATGCGGTCCAGTTTGGCGGTGTGGGAGGGCGGGTTGGTCGAGCTCATCATGGCTCCTGGCTATTTGGTGGGTCACGGATACCCTTGATTCTAGCCGCTCGCGCTGGAAAACACCGCTGGCTTTTTCAGCAACGGTACAGCCTGGCAGCGGCAATCGTTTGTAGTATCGGCTCACGCCATCGACTGGGATCTGAAACCTATGCGTCTGCACACATGGACCGTTGCACTCCTGCTCTGCGCCTTGACGGCTCAAGCCCATGCATTCTCCACCCCCAAACCCGGCCAGGTGATCGAAGTGTCCCTTGAGCAACTGCACCCGACTCAAGCCGTGGTGGGGTTCGATCAGATTTATTACAGCCTCGGGCTGTTCGCCGACAAGCCCGCCAAGGTCTTTGACGAATACTGTGAAACCAACGGGCAGGGCGCCGCCGATAACGTGCCGAAAAAGGCCGACTTGCAGCAGCCGGCGAGCTTCACCTGCAAGGACCCGGTGGGCACGCATCCCGAGGACATGAAAACCGTGGTGGTCGGCCCCGCAGGCCAGCTGTACCTGACTGACGGTCACCACAGCTTCACCACGTTGTGGGAAGTGCCCGGTGGTGGCCCTCAGTTGAAAATGTGGGTCAAGGTCACCGACGATTTCAGCAACAGCCCTGACCTGGCTACGTTCTGGCAGCGCATGGAGGCTGCCCGCAAAGTCTGGCTCAAGGACAACCAGGGCCACAGCCTGCCACCTTCACAGTTGCCGGCGCATTTGGGCTTCAAGAGCTTGCAGGACGACACTTTCCGCAGCCTGGTGTATTTCACGCGCAAGGCCGCTTACGGCAAGCCGGACGATGGCGCGATTGCACCGGAATTCCTGGAGTTCTACTGGGGCAACTGGCTGCGCACGCAGATTGACCTGAGCGCCTTCAACCTGAACAAGAAGGGCGGTTACAAGGACGCCATTGAAGCCGTGGCCAAGCGCATGGTCAGCCTGGCACCCGGCTCACTGGTCGGTGACAGTGGCTTTACCGCCCATCAATTGGGCGGCATGACCACGCTTGACCAACGAGAGCTGGAAAAAACCTTCGACAAAAAAGTCCCGTACGTGATCGATTACCGCAAAGCCCGCAACTGACGGGGATTCAAAATGTGCAGGCTGGCGAGCTCGCGAATCCGCTCATTCAGGCTCAGACGCAGAGGCTGACACTCCGCCTTCGCGAGCGAGCCCGTGCCCACCTTGGATCTGTGCTGTTTTAGCGGTTGTGTTGATCAGCCCTTGAGCTTTTCGGCAATCCAGATGGTATGCCGGGTGCCCTTGTTGCCATGGGCAAACACCTGCACTTCCTCGGCCTTGAAACCGGCCTTGCGCAGTTTGTCGCTGAACAGCTTGTCGGCGCTGGCCGACCATACCGCCAGCACGCCTTTGGGGCGTAAGGCCTTGGCGCAGGCGGCCAGTCCACCGGCGGAGTACAGCCAGCTGTTGGCCTTTTGCGTGAGGCCTTCGGGGCCGTTGTCGACGTCGAGCATGATTGCGTCAAAGCCCTGCGGCTCGGCCTGCAGCACGTTGGCCACGTCTTCCATGCGGATCACCGTGCGCGGGTCGAGCAGCGGGCGGCCGGACTTTTCTCCCAGCGGCCCACGGTTCCATTCCACCACGCCGGGCACCAATTCGGCGACCACCACTTCGGCGCTCTTGCCCAAGTGTTTGAGGGCCGAGGCCAGGGTAAAACCCATGCCCAACCCGCCGATCAATACCCGCGAACCCGGGCGCCCGGCGACTTTACGGCAGGGGATCTCCGCCAGCGCGTCTTCGGAGCCGTGCATGCGCGTATTCATCAACTGGCCGCCATCGCCGCCCTGGATCTTGATGACAAAATCCTCGCCGTATTCGAACAGGCACAAGGCACCGCCGTTGTCGGGGATCGGAGTGGTGTCCAGCAGAACGAAACGTTTCATGGAAATCTCATTGGGAAGGGCATTCTTGCGCGGTTGGGAGTAGCCTTAGGACATTCCGGTCAGGCCATGGAGCCATCGATGAAGTGCAGCATTCTAACGGTCATTGTGTTGAGCGCGCTCACATTGGGTGCGGCGCAGGCGCAAGAGGTGCAAACCGTGCCGGTCGCACCCGCGCCAACCCCCGGCGCGCCGGGCACACCAACACCGACGCTGTATCCGCAAGTCACCCCGCCTGTCGCGCCTAAAGCCACGGCGAATGGTTCACCTGCGTTGGTGCCGATCGTGTTACCGACACCGCCAAAAGATCAGACGGTGCCCGGCCTGCTGCAAAACGACAGCAAACCCAAGACCCCCGGCGGTTAAAACTGTTGAGACAGTAATTGCCCGTCGGCCATGCGCAGGCGCTTGGACAAGGCGATGGCAATCGCGCGGATGATCTTGGCCGCCACCCTGGGGGCTTCGTTGAGCATTTTTTCCAGGGAATCCTTGCCCAGGTTCAGCAGCACGCTGTCACTTGCCGCGAGGCAACTGGCAGAACGCCGTTCGCCATCGAGCACCGCCATCTCGCCAAACGCCCGGCCACTGCGCAGGGTGGCGATGGTCACGCGCTGGCCTTCGTGGTTGGTTTTCTGCACGGCCACCTGCCCACTGTGGAGGATGCACATGAAGGTGCCGGCATCGCCCTCAAGGAAAATCACCTCGCCCTGGGCAATGTTGCTGATATTGAAGTAGCCCGCCGCCACGTGGAAATCTTCCGGCAACAAGGGGTCGAACAGGCCGCAGTCCATCAGCATGTCGCGGATTTCATTGTTGAGTAGTGTGGGTTGGGGCATGACTAATCTTGATCCATCAATCGAGTAGGCGGTCCTGTGTTCAGACAGGACCGCCGCGCGAAGTTCCTAAATCAACCCCAGCGCCTTGAACACAAAGGCATATTCGAGTGCTACGTCACGTAATCCCTGGTAACGGCCGCTCATGCCGCCGTGGCCGGCGCCCAATTCGGTCTTGAGCAGCAGCAGGTTGTCGTCCGTCTTGGTGTCACGCAACTTGGCCACCCACTTGGCCGCTTCCCAGTACTGCACGCGGCTGTCGTTGTAACCGGCGATCACGAGCAGGGCCGGATAGGCCTGGGCGCTGACGTTTTCATAAGGCGCGTAGGCCTTGATGCGCGCATACACCTCAGCTTCTTCGGGGTTGCCCCACTCGTCGTACTCGGTGATGGTCAGCGGCAGCTCCGGGTCGAGCATGGTGTTGAGCACATCGACGAACGGCACTTCGGCGATGGCCGCCTGGAACAGCGCCGGACGCTGATTGAGCACCGCGCCGATCAACAGGCCGCCGGCACTGCCGCCGCTGATGGCCAGTTGCTTGGAGGTGGTCAGCCCCGCGCCGATCAAGTGCTCGGCGCAGGCGATAAAGTCGCTGAAGGTGTTCTGTTTGTGTTCCTGCTTGCCGTTGCGGTACCAGGCTTCACCCAACTCGCCGCCACCGCGTACATGCGCAATGGCAAACGCCACGCCTCGGTCCAGCAGGCTCAGGCGCGCATGCGAGAACCACGGGTCAAGGCTTTGGCCGTAGGCGCCGTAGCCGTACAGGTACAGCGGCGTCGGCTGGCCCAGTTGGTCGCGCTTGACCACCAGGCTGATCGGCACCTGGGTGCCGTCGGCCGAGGTGGCCCACAGACGCTGGCTCACGTAGTCGTCGGCGTTGAACACGCCAAGCACCGGGGTTTCCTTGAGCACGACTTGCGCACCGCTCGCCAATTCCAGCTGGCGCACCTGGGCCGGACGGTTCAGGGCTTCATAACGCAGGCGGATCTTGTCGCTCGGGAATTCCAGGCTGTTCTGCACGTAAAGGCTGTAGGCGGCGTCAGGCAATTCCACCCGATAGGTCGGCAAGCCCTGTGGGTGCACTTCGATCACCGGCAGGCCGCCGATGCGCAGGCTCAAGGTCATCGCGCTGGCGTTGAGGGTCACGCCATCGAGCATCACATCATCGCTGTGGGGGATCAGGTTTTGCCATTGGTCTTCGGTCGGTACACCGCCGGTGTCGGCGGCGACGAACAGCGCATAGTTGATGCCGTCGCGGTTGCTGCGGATAAACCAGGTCCATTCGCCGTCGCGCATGCCGTGGTCGACATCGTATTCATGGTCCTCGACCCGTGGCGCCAGGCAGGTGAAGTCCAGGTGCGGCTGGTCAGCGTCCAGGGCCCAGATTTCGCTGGTGGTCTTGCTGCCCAGGGCCAGCAACAACTGGCGCTCGGAGCTGGAGCGGTAGCAATGCAGGAAGAAGCGTCCGTCAGGCTCGTGGAACACTTCCTGCGCCGCGGTACCGTCCAGGCGGTAGCGATACAGTTTGTGCGGGCGGTGGGTGTCGTCCAACTCGCCGAAGAACAGGGTCAGGCTGTCATTGGCCCAGGTCATGCTGCCGTCGCAGTCTTCAAACTCCAGTTCGCTGACTTTGCCGCTGGCCAATTCCTTCACGTACAGGGTGTAAATCTCTTCACCACTGGTGTCGAGGCTGTAGGCCAGGCGCTGGTGGTCGGGGCTGATGCTGAACGCGCCGAGGGAGAAAAAGCCGCCATTGGCCAGGGCGTTGGGGTCGAGCAGCAGTTCTTCGCTGTTTTCGTCCACCCCATTGCTGTCATCCGTCGGACGGCGGCAACGGTAGTGGCGGGCATATTCGTCACCCGCCGTGGTGCGCGTGTAATACAGGTACGGCCCCCACGGTGAGGGCAGGGACAAGTCGGTTTCGAGAATGCGGCCCTTGATCTCTTCGAACAGGGTTTCGCGCAGGGCTGCCTGGTCGGCGAGCTGTGCTTCCTGCCAGGTGTTTTCGGCCTTGAGGTAATCGAGGACTGGCGCCGTGTCACGCGCTTGCAGCCAGGCGTACGGGTCCTGGCCTTCGGCCTTGCGGGCAATCGGGGCGGCAGTGAGGGGGGACGATGAAGGCATGGACTACTCTCTGTCTGGCAGATGGTGGCAGGCATTGCAGCCGAGACACGCAAAAGCCGTTATCATAGCCGCCTGTTTGCCTACCTTGCCATGGACACCATGACCGAGAACGACTATCTGACCGCTTGGGGCCTTTACGCCTTCGCCGCTTTGGGCTGCCTGTTGGTATGGTGGCGCATGACCCGCTGGATCTGGCGCTGGCTGCGCGAGCCGCTGCAGTTGCTGATGGCGGTGCTGCTGTTGAGCCCGACCATCGTCGACCCGGTCAAGACCCAGTTTGCACCCGCAGTGGCGATCACCGCCCTTGATTTGGTGCTGCATGTGGGCAATAACGCCTGGCGCGCCATCTCCGACCTGTTCATGTACACGCTGATCGCGTTGGGCGTGTATATCATCTTTGTGTTGATCCGCTGGCCCATCGAGCGCGCCGCCAACGCCCGACGTGAGCGCAAGGCCGCTGCCGATGCGGCCCTGGCCGCCGAGCCGGTGGACGAAGACGACGAGCCTTACCGTCGCCCGTCGCCGGTCAGCGGTATGCGGGTCGAACCGCGCCTTTAACGTTGTACGCCCTGCAGCGAGAGCCCTGGCATGTGTGAATTATTGGGCATGAGTGCCAACGTCCCCACCGATATCGTGTTCAGCTTTACCGGGCTGATGCAGCGGGGCGGGCGTACCGGCCCCCACCGCGACGGTTGGGGCATCGCCTTTTACGAAGGCCGTGGCCTGCGTCTGTTCCAGGACCCGGCCGCCAGCAGCGAGTCGGAAGTCGCGCTGCTGGTGCAGCGTTACCCGATCAAAAGTGAGGTGGTGATTGGCCATATCCGCCAGGCCAATGTGGGCAAGGTGTGCCTGTCCAATACTCATCCGTTCGTGCGCGAGCTGTGGGGGCGCAATTGGTGCTTCGCCCATAACGGCCAATTGGCCGACTTCAACCCGCGCGCCACGTTCTACCGCCCGGTGGGTGATACCGACAGCGAAGCGGCCTTCTGTGACCTGCTCAACCGCGTGCGCGAAGCCTTCCCGGAACCGGTGGACATCGAACAAGTGCTGCCGGACTTGATTGCTGCCTGCGCCGACTACCGCAGCAAAGGCGTGTTCAACTGCCTGCTCAGCGACGGCGACTGGCTGTTTTGCTACTGCTCGACCAAATTGGCGCAGATTACCCGGCGCGCACCCTTTGGCCCGGCGCGTTTGAAAGATGTCGACGTGATCGTCGATTTTCAGGCCGAAACCACGCCCAATGATGTAGTGACGGTGATCGCGACCGAGCCGTTGACCGACAATGAAAACTGGACCCGCTACGAACCGGGCCAATGGAGCCTGTGGCGACGCGGTGAATGCGTCAGCCAGGGCATCACCGAGTAAGGATATCGACCATGTTGCTGAGTTATCTGCGGTTGGTGCTGTTTGCCATTGGCTTGTTGGTCGGCGTGCAGGTGCCGGGGTTTATCAACGACTACGCCAAACGCGTCGAGGCCCACCTGATCGAGGCGCAGACTGGCCTCAGCGGGTTTGAAAGCACCGCACGGCAGTTTTTCAATGGTGACTTGAAGGCGTTGGTGGCGCATTACCGTGCCAGTGACGACCCGGTGTTCCAGAGCGATGCCAACAGCCTGGGCACGATGCTCGATCGCCAAGTGGCGTTGGACAAGCAATTCCAGGCCATGCAAGGCCCGTGGTACATCCGTGCCCTGCAAGTGGCGGTGGCTGCCGACCCGGCGATTCGCCTGGAAACC of Pseudomonas fluorescens contains these proteins:
- a CDS encoding DUF2937 family protein, with the translated sequence MLLSYLRLVLFAIGLLVGVQVPGFINDYAKRVEAHLIEAQTGLSGFESTARQFFNGDLKALVAHYRASDDPVFQSDANSLGTMLDRQVALDKQFQAMQGPWYIRALQVAVAADPAIRLETWNGYSYQILLTPQAMGWGLGGAMLLSFGIECLFRLIDWVVLGGKRLRQSRPIEERDLKGL